The region TGTGGACGGTAGTGTGCAGATTACTCTGGGTTAACTTGCACAGATGTGAACCAATTCGACCCAAATTTGTACTCTAAGAACTGAACTAAATATTGCTACTGATAATTTCAGTGGGTGTTAACTCATCGTAGAAAATAATGCCTTGTTGCTTTTACTTTCATATTAAATGGTTTTATCCGTTTTCGTTCTCTCGATCATCGTTAATACTGCATGACTTTCTGATGTTTTTAGCATGATTTGGTTCTGCTTTTCAGACTCAGGTTTTCAAGATCTGTTTTGTAGTATATATCACTGAATTTTTGATTGTTTTCTAACTCAGTAGATGGCAGTGTTAACCAATGGAGAAGGCAAGCattttgagattcatttctttggAACCTGAGTAATTCCAAACTGATGCTTTTGTTAACATttttaataatcatttttcaatccaaaattaattttatgtatttaaatCTTATCTGAATTTTTCATTGATAACTGCAAAAATGGTGATGTTTTTGTAAATTTGAATTTCAAGTAATTTGGAGCATAATGATATATAAAAGTGATTTTGTTTCAGCTTTCTGATGTAGCAACTAGAGCTTTCTATAGATTGAAACTAAACCAACATCCTCTTAGGATTtttttgttagcttttttaaaaatatgtgttAATTTACATACTATGCTCTCGTGGTGTTCATTTAATGAAGTTTCCAAGTCAGAATCTCAAGGACTGGAGTCTCGACCAATGAATTGAACATCATCTAGTCACCTACCTCAATGCAATATTGAAAAAGTTTTGCTTTTTCAGAAGAGCTGTGAAGCTGTGTCTCATCCTTGCACTCAGAAGAATGTTAGTGAAGCTATGACCATAATTAAAAATTTTAGGTCATGCTAATATTTTCTATGCCAACACAAATCATTCATCTGTACATAGGATCTCactaaatgcaaaaataaaatggTGGTTGCATTATAGATAATTTATTCTGAGCATTTTGGAATGCACAAAACATTATCCAATTATGTAATTTTAATCCTTCATGGAGGAATTAAAAATTGTAAGATTTCCCTTATTAAAACTTGTTTGCCAATGCTGTCGACTATTATtgcctgcaacacacatcaaagttgctggtgaacacagcagaccaggcagcatctctaggaagaagtacagtcgacgtttcaggccgagacccttcgtcaggactaactgaaggaaggactagcttccttcagttagtcctgacgaagggtctcggcctgaaacgtcgactgtacctcttcctagagatgctgcctggcctgctgcgttcaccagcaactttgtgtgttgcttgaatttccagcgtctgcagaatttctgttgtttggaCTATTATTGCCTGCTACTTATTGCCCTGAGAGCGTTATGTAGAGTGACAAAGTGTTGCCCTGACCATCTCAGGCAGCAGGTACATTTCTTTGAAGGGAGTCAGTGATCTGGTGTTggtggtgttacgtaccccgcaactgggttgccaaaccagcagaaatggaccacttagttggagtctggattactggaactaagaaagttttattaaagaaataagcaacacagtattctaatagtaaggatataaatgcaacaggttagcaatgaataaacactcatgtacacagaactaggataataggatcaatcaagatctatcgcagtctaggggtaaaatgatcagtctcaagtgacacagagttcagttcaatttagtttagttcgcagtaatcgctgttgtgccgttggggagggagacagagaacgaatgaatatgcaaattggattccaaacagaccttcgatattcctcgcagttagctttcgggcgagccctttgtaatgtcttctgaggtcaccgactgtgacccctccattccagatacgatcgttcttctgcggtgaacccagtacccaggcaagggtgggcactcacaccgggttcccgcccgaccgcacctttccaccctgtgcgtctatggctggtcccgcgactagacctccaaaactcccaccaacttgtgggggcacaccgcttccagggtctcgttacctcgtggtgtcgtgtgtgtcttgccttagcgaacctgttccttttatccccctgctggggtatcgcctgtccatcaaacttcaaacagttcgggttcaaagcaaccggtctctgacaatgctcggaactgtgtctcctttcagtaatctctctcgtctctctcttattagcattttgaatgttcccccattgtcctcttattggCATCagtcttctgataatttggtctgttgtcacacccctatccttcaaggatttttaccggggtaaaaattatagtcATGAATACACTATTAGATACACACAGATATACatgtttatcagctatttggctaatacaaagaaatttaagttgtcaacacctgacagacagtcagcaatcacattttctgttccttttatatgtgttattttaataatcctctaaaaccaggctccaacttagcaaacttcatagtggccaaaaacactaatgagtgGTGATCAGTctaacttctcagtggttttcaCCCCGGAcacgataacaagggtcgtcccataccaacttagcattctttggcaagggcttagtaagagggtgggtactatccgcaaagttgtttttttttctgcaaaacttccgatagtaccccaccatctccaagagccttctcagggctctcttgtctgttggggtggggacttcagagatagcccgcaccttagcttgcattggagccagctgcccctgtcctaccacaaatcccagataagtgaccttcgcgcggctgaactcactttttgcgaggttcactgtcaggctggcttcagacagccgtttaaacagtgcCACAATGTGCTtttcccacgtgtcactccagaccactatatcgccaatatacacttctgtgttctttagcctggttgtcactgatttaatcattctataggggtgttgctcactaggctgacctgatgtgacaacagctCCATGTCCCAGCTCCTTGCATCGCCTCAGGTCATCTGGACCTACGTGTGCGTGCTGTTTAATTAGCTCTCTTAGtgggtcgctttgttcggggattaagggagagaactcatcagcaaagttggtCAACACaacacttatcttttcaaaatgggttttccccttatcaggtggcaccctagcctcattaattttcatgatatcaccagctagatctgttttctgatcATGGTGaacttttaacatgttaatatcCTCCAAATGTGTTAACTCGCGTCTGCAATAGTCAATGAcgtccttcctcctgtgcagccagtaaaactctttcatgattccgccgacTGTTTTTCTCCTCCCaagatgtccaccgaggggtatcttgtgggccaggttaagaatctcatccccatatatttttggcaccatcccccattcctcatctgcgagCATGGTatttggtctccctttcttccttagcactcccttctccacacaatagcctactggctccctttttaattctgcctcagagagagctgtctccgccgaaaccatcagctcctcatctcgctcctgtgcctgtacaaattcctgcctggctaatgctaagtctgcctcggctccctcacttcctcctgttcCACTATGctccttttcactttctacctcccccggtacaaggctggtagaaacgtctcagccAATTCTATATTTACATCGGCAGCCTTTCTAGACAtaggccgagtcactgcgcaaacgggatgaacctgtgagtccatgggcggggcttcaatgctggcaggctggcttgtcagttttactgctgagaacacatttccgccggcgaggtcattaccgagtaagacttccacgcctttcatcggtagttcgggcctagGATATGCTGGGGCATGTCCTCAGTAGTGAAACATTGGGTCATCGGGTGTTTTTGCATCTTTCAACATCAGTCCCTCGCCCAAGCAACCTAGCCAGGGTTATTCAGGCCCTGACACTGGTCCACGGGTCACACCtcctgatccatagccatctggaggctcactcagcagtctctgtgatggtcctgatgaCTTTTCTTTGCAGCGCCTGTAATGCTGAGGAGCGAGTAGGTTCTGCAGAGTGACAATCAAGCAAAACTTCTATCCCCAACCTCTATGTGCCCTCTGGCACTGCTAAATGACTCTCAAAGAAAATAATATCCATTTATTTAACATGTTATCACATCCAGATTATCACATCATGATAATTCCACTCCAAATTTAGGCATTGTTGCTATGAAAGTGAATTTGTCAGCTGATTTGCACATTATAGGATTCTCaagcaaaataaaataaagttaATTAAATGGTTTTAGTGTTATTGTTTAAGCAAGGATTGTAGCTAGGGGGTTCATGGAGAGTGCTTCTGTATAATGCCTTAGGACTTTTATCAGTCAGATTTAAATTGAATGTGATTATTAAGGTCTACACCACAGAATCAGAATTTTCAGCGTCACCAGTCTATGCTGCCCTTTGCACCACTAAAATCTCTAATTGACCCTTATCAgtaaaactgctgattccatcacATGACTAACAACTACGCACATCTCAAGGGAAAGCTATACACAATGTACTGCTATGCTACCTTGATACTTTGTGGTGAACATTGCAAATCTGAATTCTAAAGCTGTAGATGGTGATCTGCGGCTTTGCTTTTCAGGTTATAGAAACCAAGAATGAAAGACTAGCAGTTAGGAATCAATATTATCACAGTTTTAtacaatgtgaaatttgttgttttgtggcaacagtatcaTGCAAAGCACAAACTTAGCGTAAACTTAAAATAaatagtgtgggggggggggaataatgaggtagtgttcatgaccatttagaaatctgatgacagatggGAAGCACCTGTTTCTGAATTGTAGAGTGAGGACTTTGGGCTTTGGAAACTCTTCGCTGACAGTAGTAACAAGGAGAGGGCAGTTCCTGGCTGGTGACAgtcattaataatggatgctgccatcTTGAAGAAGCCCTTAGCGGTGGGCAAGGTTGTGATGGAACTACCTGAATCTACAGCCTCTGacattcctgtgcattggagcctccataccaggcagtgatgcaaccagtcagaatagtctgcactccaccatacatctttagaaatttgtttacatacaaaatctcctcaaattcctaatgaagtggaACCACTGACATGCTTCATGATTAAATCAATGTGTTTTGCCCGGAACAGAGCATCAGATGTTGTCACTCAGTATACCCTGTGGTATTTTGCATCAAATAAAGTATTTCTCTATCAGCTAGCTTGTACACAATGAAATAATTAGGTATGTCATTAAGGAGTAAACCATTTAGAACCAAGATGAAAATAAACATCACAGTGTTGAATTATTGAAAACAAAAAAGTAAGTTCTCtggtatgaaacaaattataggaTTTAGAGATTGTGCCATATTACTgcactgctgctgaaaagcataaTGAATAGTGCAGCAGACTTAAAATGAAAGTTGGCCTACTACATTTTTGGCTGTCATCTGTTTCAGATTTTGTTTGAGagagattttctcttaaggaaaatTCACATATTCCTCTTTAGCTGGAATCATGGGTAGTATAGAGGCCAGATAGGCCCAAGTTTAACACCAACAGCAGGGTTGAACTCTCTCTGTGTTACACAAAGATGTCAATCTGGAGCTTGAGCTTGAAACTGGTGTGGTAGTTGAACCTGCATTGTTGTGGTTCAGAGAGGAATGTGCTACTGTGGTTCAAAATATGAATCAATCGTGCCACCACATTTTTGTTTCAGTATCACGAGGTTATTACAGTATTAGGCTAACTTCTACGTAAACTGAAGGGCTGATGTGTTTGTCACAAGCAGTGAAACCAGTTTCAAACTATCCCCCTACGTAAGTAAAACTGAGCTGAAGATTGCTCAGCTGTCTGGAAAAGACAGAGACTATTAGATTTCAATGTACTGTTTTCAGGGAAAGTTTCATTCATCTGGaataattttgtgtgtgttatttgatGTTATGTTTTTACAATGCACTTAATTAAGATGATAACACTGATTTAGTACTGTCTTTTAAATTGCTTTTAATCTTTTTCAGCTGATCCCACTGTTAAAGATTTAATTGGAGGCTTCACTGCTTTGCATTACGCAGCCATGCACGGCCGAGCACGAATTGCACGGTTGATGTTGGAATCTGAACACAGACCTGATATTATTAATGCTAAAAGCAACGATGGATGGACTCCTCTTCATGTGGCTGCCCATTATGGCAGGGATTCATTTGTCAAGCTTTTGCTGGAATTTAAAGCTGAAGTTGACCCGCTCAGTGACAAAGGCACAACGCCACTTCAGTTGGCTATCATCAGAGAACGCTCAAGCTGCGTGAAAATTCTTTTGGACCATAATGCCAATATTGATATTCAGAATGGTTTCTTGTTACGATATGCAGTGATCAAAAGCAACCACTCTTACTGTCGAATGTTCCTTCAAAGAGGAGCAGACACAAACCTTGGGCGGCTGGAGGATGGACAAACACCATTACATTTATCTGCGCTGAAAGATGATGTGCTTTGTGCAAGGATGTTACATAACTATGGTGCAGATTGTAATACAAGGAACTATGAAGGGCAGACTCCCCTGGCTGTCTCTGTTAGTCTATCTGGAACTAGCAGACCCTGTCTGGATTTCTTGCAGGAAGTTACAAGTAAGttatttaagtttttttttgaaagaaaaatcAAAGGAAGCAGACCTCTAGAAATTGAATATGAAATTCAAACGCAATTGTGTGAGTAGATGAGAAAGCAAACTAATTTGTTTTCTTTAATGCTGATTGGAAGTTAATTAGTCAGTCAACACAACGACAgagaaacagacctttcagcccatctgatccgtgctgaactattattaTGTGTAGTCcaatcatagaaaacatagaaaataggtgcaggagtaagccattcggccctttgaacctgcaccaccattcagtatgatcatggctgatcatccaactcagaatcctgtacctgccttctctccatacccctgcatccagaccatagccctccatacccttcccatccatgtacctatttaaatttctcttaaacgtggaaattgaacctgtatctacctctgctggcagctcattccacactctcaccactcactgagttaagaagttcccccttgtgttccccttaaacattttacctttcatccttaacccatgacctctagttctagacttacccaaccacagtggaaaagaagctgcttgcatttaccctaacaaTGCCCCTCattttatatacttccatcaaatctcctcttattctCCTGCTCCCCAGgcaataaaatcctaacctatccAACTTTTCCCTGTCACTCAgctcctcaagtcccggcaacatctttgtaaattttctctgcactctttcaatcttattgatatctttcctgtaggtaggtaaccagaactgcacatgacactccaaattaggccttaccaatatctgatatcactgtggaagacaatattagtatgccagaagtttgagggtgtcaaggggcagaagtgagtgcagttgctattgttagggagatggtgcttgggaaactgaaaggtctgaagtcacCTGGATCTGATGGACTATACCCAGGGTTCTAGAAGATgtacctgaagagattgtggaggcattagtaatgatctttcaagaatcaattgattctagcATAGTttggggactggaaaattgcatatgttactccactcttcaagaagggagaaaagcagaagaaaggaaattataggccagttagcctgacctcagtgattgggaagatgttggagtcgattgttaaggatgtggtttcagggtatttgaaggcacatgacaaagtagaccaaagtcagcatggtttccttaagggaaaatgttgcctgacacATCTGTTGGAAAACTTTAAAGGTATtgcaaacaggatagacaaaggagaattggtggatgttgtgcacttggattttcagaaggcctttgacaaggatgtCCCACAGGGTTCTGTATTGGGACCGCATTTTAttttacattgtatatcaacAAATTGGTTGATGAAATTGAATGCTTTGTGgccaagattgcagatgatatgaagatagatggaggagcaggtagtgctaaggaagaagagaggctgcagagagacttagataagaATGGGCAAAGACGTGGCAGATGAATggtgttgagaagtgtatggtcatgaactttgataGTAGGAATAAAAGCATAAAGCTTtatctaaacagagagaaaattcaaaaagctgaggtgcaaagggatttggagtccccgtgtaggattccctaaaggtaaatttgcaggttgagttggtggtgaggaagacaaatgcaatgttcacattcatttcaagaggactagaatttaaaagcaagtgAGGCtgtttaaggcactggtgaggcctcacggagaattgtgagcagttttggaccccttatttaagaagggatctgctgacattggagaaagttCGCAAGAGGCtcgtgagaatgattccagaaatgaaagggttgtgatatgagcagcatttgaaggctctggaCCTAGAcacactggaattgagaagaatgagggaggatctcattgaaacccatcaaatgttgaaggcccagatagagtggatgttaagaggatgtttcctttggtgggggggggggtctaagaccagagggcacagcctcaaaataaagagatgtccatttagaatggagatgaggaatttctttggcaagggggtggtaaatctgtggaattcattgccacaggcagctgtggaggccaggtcatttaaggcagaggttgattagtcaaggcatgaaatgttatggggagaaggcaggagaatggggttgagagggaaatggatcagtcatggtgaaacggcagagcagactcaaggggcaattggcgtaattctgctcctgtgtcttgtggtatATGATCTAATGATAcagcttcagcataacatcccaactccagtGCTCAGTACATTGAAAACCAATGTTCTAAAAGCAATTTTTATGGCCCTGTCTagctgtgacaccattttcaaggaagtatggatctgtattcctcaGATCGCTCTATtctaccacacccctcagtgccctactgcgcATCGTGTAAGTCCTACTCTTGTTTGGcttcccaaagtacaacaccacacttgcctgcattaacttCCATTTGTTATTTTTCAGCCCAATCTTTCAGCTGGTTCTTAAAACTAGAAAAGTCTAAACTAG is a window of Mobula birostris isolate sMobBir1 chromosome 14, sMobBir1.hap1, whole genome shotgun sequence DNA encoding:
- the asb7 gene encoding ankyrin repeat and SOCS box protein 7 isoform X1, translated to MFHHHCRRNPELQQELQIQNAVAAGDVHTVRKMLEQGYSPNGRDANGWTLLHFSAARGKERCVRVFLEHGADPTVKDLIGGFTALHYAAMHGRARIARLMLESEHRPDIINAKSNDGWTPLHVAAHYGRDSFVKLLLEFKAEVDPLSDKGTTPLQLAIIRERSSCVKILLDHNANIDIQNGFLLRYAVIKSNHSYCRMFLQRGADTNLGRLEDGQTPLHLSALKDDVLCARMLHNYGADCNTRNYEGQTPLAVSVSLSGTSRPCLDFLQEVTRQPRNLQDLCRIKIRQCIGLQNLKGLESLPLAKVMKDYLKHKFDDI
- the asb7 gene encoding ankyrin repeat and SOCS box protein 7 isoform X2, translated to MFHHHCRRNPELQQELQIQNAVAAGDVHTVRKMLEQGYSPNGRDANGWTLLHFSAARGKERCVRVFLEHGADPTVKDLIGGFTALHYAAMHGRARIARLMLESEHRPDIINAKSNDGWTPLHVAAHYGRDSFVKLLLEFKAEVDPLSDKGTTPLQLAIIRERSSCVKILLDHNANIDIQNGFLLRYAVIKSNHSYCRMFLQRGADTNLGRLEDGQTPLHLSALKDDVLCARMLHNYGADCNTRNYEGQTPLAVSVSLSGTSRPCLDFLQEVTSSHTARNA